The DNA window GTAATCCATCCTTCTGCCCTTGTATTGTCCTCAGAGTTCAATCCTTTAGGAAAATCAATCTTGGAGAACCAGGTCAAATGTATTGCTGGAGCGACTATCAACGCACCATCTGCTCGGCAAATTGCGTCTGCTCAAACAGTGCCGCATAAAAGCACGTGTTAACATTTAAACTTGCGTATTGAAATGTATAAAGATTTTATTCGTTGACAAGTTTGACAACTTTCTTGTATCTAGTACCTCAAGTTCTTCCAACTTTGATACCTGGCAAAGTATCCAAGATACATCCTGCCAATTTAACCAAGTCCTCCTCGCTCGTCTCTCAACAAATGTTGATGCTCCTGGAAATCATAATACTGTTTCccaaaaagtaaatatacaAGAGTATATGTGTATATGCaatatatataggtagcCTCAAAAGGACAAAAACTATGTAGCTCCAATattccaaaaagaaaaagcaaaggccaACACAGACAACAGCATATGAAAGCAGAGTGCGCTGAATGGATGCCGCTAGTATGGTATGGTGATAAGAGGTCAGCAGATATTGGAGTGGTGTATATAATAAtgatattaaaaatatatgCGTTGTTGTTCGTATGTATTGAAAATCGTTGAAAACATTACGTTTAAATTTGAGAAAATATATCCCAGTAAAAGGACCGTTTGTATAAATATGCAATATGCTTGATCGATATATATACCATCTTGAACAAGCGTTTTTGATGAGTCATCGCCTACAAGGCCGAAATAAGAGTAATGAGGGTAGCACAAAGGGCGGCTAATGTAGTCGTATAGATGGCTGGTCGTACGGCATGGACTCCTGATGAAGCTGGTGGCAGAGTGCTGTTGACATAATTAGGGCCGCACAAAGTGTTGACTTGGCGTGCCGCGGCCTGGTAGACACCGGCAACTAGTGAGCTGCGGACTGCAGAGGCAGAGTAATAAATGTCCATAGTCTGCTGGGTGCACCAGCTGCACGATGGGTTGGAGCTGCCAGGCAAGGCTATGCCATAGGGCAAGAAGTAGAGATAGGCATCTGATGGCGTATTGAGATTGGTGACTGCGTTTGCAAAGCAATATTGGCTCGAGGTAGGGTTTTGAAGACAGGTTGCCGCATATACCGTCTTGTAAGCCAGCAGACCGTCGTATGCTTGAAGAACCAGAGTCTGATTTTGTTCAACCTCGGTCTTGCAGTTACTGGCCATGGTCAGATTCGTCGCGGCTTGACTCATAAAGGTTGCACAAGTCGACGAGTCAGCTTTGCAAGTTGCGTCTAGCACCTGCACTATGCTGAGAAGCGACTTTTCggcttggaagaagccaGTTGAAGACTAGTATGTCCGAGTTAGTTGGGATTCAAACCTAGTTTGGCGTATTCCACATGTCCAATGTAGAGGATATACAAACTCACCTGGAGCATCATGGAAAGCGGGTAGCAGCTCTTGAAAGTTGGGTTTGATAGAAGACTCGATATGAATTTGGGGCATGCGTCGGTTGAGCCTGAGCTTTGAAAGGCAGAGGCTGGCGTATTATCGAATGGCTCTGGCAACGGAGACGATGTTGCCGATGCACCGCTGGTGGACTTTGACAGCGTCGTGGTTGCGGCGGTGGGAGCTGCCTTTGcattccttctcttcatctctccaTTCTCGCGTAGCatggcattgctgctgcgaccCATCTCCACTTCTTCGATGTGCCGTAACTCAGGCTCGCTGATATAGGCAGGAAATATATCAAGCAATTCCTCCGAAGATTGAGGAGATGGCGGCGGACTTGTATCGATTAATAGCGTTGGAATACGAGTAGAGGCACGCGCTGGCACTGTAGCAGCAGAGCTGATGGTCGCCAAAAatgcgatgatgaggagtgCGAACCGCATCTGGTACAATCGGCGTGTTGGTATATTGGTTTTGGAACGCTCGGCAGAGGCGGATATTAGTTGATTAAACATTGTGATGGATTGTTAATGACTGAAAAAGGTATTCAAGTAAATCGTAGTATTCGTTGGCGACCTCGATCGAAGCACGCAGCCTTTAATGCTTCTCTTTTGACAAAAGCTTACACGAGGTCAACCTGGTGCCGCAAATCGGATCAGAGCCGAGATTGAGCAGTGGTTTTTTGGTGGAAACTCAGTCAGCGGAACTGGTTATCGTGATGCATGGACCATTGCTCGGCTCAGATCAAGACGCGTGTAAGTCGGAATCGTTCTCGTGGCGCTAGGCGGGAGACTCGGTGGATGTGAGCCCCAAGATttcgaagaagcagctgaaggcgatgacgatgcttcctctgcctcgctCGATGGTTTACCCAGGGGCTATTTGTCTGTTTTCTCTCAACTTCCTGAAGCTGCGTCCCTCTTCTACCAAcaaagctcttcttcttgtctagTCCCTCCACCACCCCCCGTTTATTCTGCCTCGCGATATGAGAGCTAGAAAGCAGACACCTCGTGGGAAGACGGAAGCAACCTGGAAAAGAGCAATGGcgcgaggaagaaggagagaaattGAAGCTTGAAAGCAATTGTTGGCACGAGGCACCTGCCTTGGCAGGCAAGAAGGaagggcaaggcaaggcgAGCTTAGCGAAGCAGGTGGTTGAGATTACAGGGAAGGCACAACGATGTAGATCAAACGAGCGGAtgaaaagagcaaagatgtgcaagggaaagggaaaggacCCGGAGGAAGAGTCCATTAGTACTGGCAACAGCTATGGAGCAGCCGGGCCTTAGATAGGCAAAGAGGGAAGGGACGACGCGGACCTGCAACAGGCCCGGAGCTGCCAAGGCAGGCGCGCTCCTGGTTTGAGCAATCGCCCCGCCATTGACGGTGTGCGCAGCGCCTAAAGCGTGCAAGGCCATGCAGCTAGCGGCGTGGGCAcgggcatcatcaccaaagcgccagccagccagcggTGCGTGGGATGGGCCAAAGTACGGGGTATGCGGCACTGCGATTGGGCAGAGGACACTGGTACAGTAGAATACtggatggaagagagaaaaagcccGCACGAGCCTTGGCGTGTCGATTGGAGACGATGCCGTGCTCGAGCGTTTCTACATGATGCCTGCTGCCCgtgctcttctcttttttttttttttctttctcagcACAGCACAGTCCAATTATCAAAACGAAAAAAGCCACAGCAAAACGGGAGAGCTACCAAGACGCCACGACCAGTAGGCGAAGGAGCGGCGCCTCCCCCTGGCCTAGTTTGGATAAGAAGCCCGTTAATAGCGCCAGGTGAGTTTAATTGCATCTCACAGTGTAGCGAGGCCGAAGCAAGCCACATGCGCAGGCTATTGGATCGAGGagattttcttcattttttcaatttttttttttcttctcgcaGTTGACGCCCGTCtttggctgatgatgctctGAACAGCTAGCATACAGGATAGGATGTATGGCAACTCGCTTGAATCCCTCCATCTGCCGTGAGTCATCATTACGCTGCATCAACGCCTTCAGCCACCGTCACCACCGTGCATGAACAGCCAAATGCACCTTGAAGCTAAACGGCATCAAAACGGCCACAATGCAGCAGCCGTAGGGCGGCGGTAGGGTCGCACTGCTCTAGAATCAGGTCGACATGCAGCCAATAGCGCCAGAAAAGCTTGGCCTGGCTGCCGTGCCACTCCGGCTAGCGAAAACCGGCTGCTCTCCCGCCTTAGCCCCGAAATCCAGATCCCTCCACCGCTTTCACCTGCAGACTATTATATCTCGGTGGGATGCGGCAATATATCGACGGCGTATGATTCGAGCATGGCTGAGGAACAAGTAAATGAgcggggaaaagaaaaaaaagaaggcagccAGTTacaggcacagcagcaccaaGTGCTCGGCCTGGGCTTTGCTACGATTCGGTGTGAAAGAAGCAGCACGGCAAATTAAATACGACACGTAGCATGCTTAGTGCACAGTACATGAAATCAATTGATTCTGCACCTAAGCATATACTACTGTACATGCAATACTTGAAGTATAATAACATTAGTTGATGAAAATACTCTGCAACAAATCCATTTCCCATCCACCAATTCTTTTTCAGTagtgcttcttctctgcctctcccaCCTCAGCTCTCTTCAACGGGCAcattgtacaagtacgacAAGCAACACGCGGCCCCCCCTGCTGAAGAAAAGCACAAGTGCCATATACAACAGCTCCCGGAATACTAAACAAAGCCCCCCCCAGTCACGCCACACTTGCAGCGTGCATCTTTTCCATCCACCGCTTGCCGTCCAGTGGATGCCCACCAGACCCCCATTACGGTCGACCTGAAGCCAAAAGAATACAGACAGCGAGCGCCACCAATTTTCCATTCACGCAAGTCTCGATTTGGTCGCTAAACAGCCACAATTGGCACAAGATTGCTGTCCAGGAAACAAAACACAACGCTTGCCTTGTAATTATTTGCTAATAACGCGGGGTCAGAGCACAGCCTGATTTCAGTTGCTACCCCTGTTTCGCCTTgcccaaaaaaacaaggaaccgaaaacaaggaaaatagCAAGTCTGGGGCAGAGCAATTCGTAATGCACCGGCTCACCGGCAACATAGATCCCTATATGGCTGTATCAGTTTCAGCCTGCTGCCCTGTATAGTCGGTAGTAATAAAACTGTACACACTCCAGACTGTATCTCACTACAGGTAGCACGGCATTAGCCTTCTCCATAATATCTATCTTTGGCACgggcactttttttttttttttttttttttttttttttttttccctttcctgCCGCCTGAAGATCACGACAGGAGGCTAGTACGAAGTGGTGATGGGCGCTTTCAGGTACAGGTAGGTGGCTCTTGGCTCTCCAATTCTTTTTTGCGCGACATCTCTGTGACTGAAAGTTCCAGATTCAAGTCTTCGGCTCGGGATGAAACATTAGCTGTCAGCTAT is part of the Trichoderma atroviride chromosome 1, complete sequence genome and encodes:
- a CDS encoding uncharacterized protein (EggNog:ENOG41~TransMembrane:1 (n27-36c41/42o359-378i)); its protein translation is MFNQLISASAERSKTNIPTRRLYQMRFALLIIAFLATISSAATVPARASTRIPTLLIDTSPPPSPQSSEELLDIFPAYISEPELRHIEEVEMGRSSNAMLRENGEMKRRNAKAAPTAATTTLSKSTSGASATSSPLPEPFDNTPASAFQSSGSTDACPKFISSLLSNPTFKSCYPLSMMLQSSTGFFQAEKSLLSIVQVLDATCKADSSTCATFMSQAATNLTMASNCKTEVEQNQTLVLQAYDGLLAYKTVYAATCLQNPTSSQYCFANAVTNLNTPSDAYLYFLPYGIALPGSSNPSCSWCTQQTMDIYYSASAVRSSLVAGVYQAAARQVNTLCGPNYVNSTLPPASSGVHAVRPAIYTTTLAALCATLITLISAL